The following coding sequences are from one uncultured Bacteroides sp. window:
- a CDS encoding insulinase family protein: protein MKHLIHSFSVAILAICCNMFSGFAQQMPPIPTDPNVRIGKLDNGLTYYIRKNKLPEKRADFYIAQKVGSILEEPSQRGLAHFLEHMCFNGTAHFPGDALKSYLEKIGVKFGENLNAYTSIDETVYNISNVPVTREGPIDSCLLILHDWSNDLLLDGKEIDKERGVIHEEWRTRRSAMQRLQEKALPQMYAGTKYADCMPIGSMDIVDNFKHQTLRDYYEKWYRPDLQGIIVVGDINVDDVEAKIKKIFADIPAQPNAAKRIYYPVNDNKEPIIVIEQDKEQPYVQALIFNKHDATPGDQKGNMGYLVAQYAKDLISNMLNSRLNELTQTANPPYIQAYGGDGMFFASKTKDAFTGMVICKEGEIESGIAALLREIERAKQFGFTESEYVRARAEYLRQLESAYNERDKNKNESYVKKYVRNFLDNEPIPGIENEYAIINQIAPAIPLDALNKMTQKLITDSDQVVAIFGPEKEGLKYPSKEAIRNILQKAKTEKLTAYVDKVSDKPLMAEKPKAGKIVSEKQDSEFGATILKLSNGATVIIKKTDFKADEIQMKAVSLGGTSLYPTSEIINIKSLNNVINSGGLGEFSTVDLQKVLAGKKASVTAQVGDKTETVKGSCSPKDFETMMQLTYLSFTAPRKDAEAFASYKNRTKASLLNQEMNPMTSFVDSIKGGIYMNNPRMQRVKSKMIDKTDYDKILSMYKDRYKDASDFTFIFVGNVDLEAVKPLIAEYIASLPSINRKETFKDNKVDMRKGVYKNEFIKQQETPKASVFAFYSGSCKYDLKNSLLISMTSQILNLIYTEKLREDKGGTYGASISGNLIKYPQEKFALQIMFDTAPDKKEALTNIVSKELDNLAKNGPSEVNLNKVKEFMLKKHKENLKENSYWLNTIDEYLYTGIDMNKNYEDVVNSITAKDIQDFTDFMLKQKNEIEVTMISPEKK from the coding sequence ATGAAACATTTAATCCATTCCTTTTCTGTTGCAATCCTCGCGATATGTTGCAACATGTTTTCAGGCTTTGCTCAACAAATGCCGCCAATTCCGACCGATCCCAATGTACGCATCGGCAAGTTAGACAATGGACTTACTTATTATATCCGGAAAAATAAATTGCCGGAAAAAAGAGCCGATTTCTACATCGCTCAAAAAGTTGGTTCTATCTTAGAAGAGCCTTCACAAAGGGGATTGGCACATTTCTTGGAGCACATGTGCTTCAACGGTACCGCACATTTTCCGGGAGATGCCCTAAAAAGCTATCTTGAAAAAATAGGAGTAAAATTTGGAGAGAATCTAAATGCCTATACTTCTATTGACGAAACTGTATATAATATATCTAATGTTCCCGTAACCCGTGAAGGACCGATTGATTCCTGTCTTCTTATCTTACACGACTGGTCAAACGATCTCTTGCTTGATGGAAAAGAGATAGATAAGGAAAGAGGTGTTATTCATGAAGAGTGGCGTACACGCAGAAGTGCGATGCAGCGTCTTCAGGAAAAGGCATTGCCCCAAATGTATGCGGGAACTAAGTATGCCGATTGTATGCCTATAGGTAGCATGGATATTGTTGATAACTTTAAACATCAAACTTTAAGAGATTACTATGAAAAATGGTATCGTCCTGATCTGCAAGGCATTATAGTTGTTGGAGATATTAACGTAGATGACGTAGAAGCGAAAATAAAAAAAATATTTGCTGATATACCTGCTCAACCTAATGCAGCTAAACGCATTTACTATCCTGTTAATGACAACAAAGAACCGATCATAGTAATTGAACAGGATAAAGAACAGCCTTATGTACAAGCCTTGATCTTTAATAAGCACGATGCAACTCCTGGTGATCAAAAAGGAAATATGGGATATTTAGTGGCCCAATATGCCAAAGATCTCATCAGCAACATGCTAAATTCTCGTTTAAATGAATTAACACAAACTGCAAACCCTCCATATATTCAAGCTTACGGTGGTGATGGTATGTTTTTTGCTTCAAAAACAAAAGATGCCTTTACAGGTATGGTTATTTGCAAAGAAGGTGAGATAGAAAGCGGTATCGCTGCTCTATTAAGAGAGATTGAACGTGCTAAGCAATTCGGGTTCACAGAATCAGAATATGTACGTGCACGCGCAGAGTATCTACGCCAGCTGGAATCTGCTTATAACGAACGCGACAAAAATAAGAATGAGAGCTATGTAAAAAAGTACGTACGCAATTTCTTAGATAATGAACCGATACCGGGCATCGAAAATGAATATGCTATCATTAACCAAATAGCTCCAGCCATACCGCTAGATGCACTTAATAAAATGACTCAAAAGCTAATAACAGACAGCGATCAAGTTGTTGCTATATTCGGTCCGGAAAAAGAGGGGCTTAAATACCCATCTAAAGAGGCGATTCGGAATATTCTTCAGAAAGCTAAGACAGAGAAACTTACAGCTTATGTAGACAAAGTATCTGACAAGCCATTAATGGCAGAAAAACCTAAAGCCGGAAAAATTGTTTCTGAAAAACAAGACTCTGAATTCGGTGCTACGATACTTAAACTTTCTAACGGTGCAACAGTCATCATCAAAAAGACTGACTTTAAAGCTGATGAAATACAAATGAAAGCTGTAAGTCTTGGAGGAACTTCTCTATATCCTACTTCCGAAATCATCAATATAAAATCACTTAATAATGTAATAAATAGTGGTGGATTAGGTGAGTTCAGTACTGTAGACCTTCAAAAAGTACTTGCCGGTAAGAAAGCTTCCGTTACGGCACAGGTTGGTGATAAAACAGAAACTGTAAAAGGTAGCTGTTCTCCGAAAGATTTCGAAACGATGATGCAGCTAACTTATTTATCTTTCACTGCTCCTAGAAAAGATGCCGAAGCATTTGCATCATATAAAAATCGTACAAAAGCCTCTTTGCTAAATCAAGAGATGAACCCAATGACTAGCTTTGTAGACTCTATTAAAGGCGGAATTTACATGAATAACCCAAGAATGCAAAGGGTAAAATCTAAGATGATTGATAAAACCGATTATGACAAGATCTTATCAATGTATAAAGATCGCTACAAAGATGCCAGCGACTTTACCTTCATCTTTGTGGGTAATGTAGATCTTGAGGCAGTTAAACCTTTAATAGCTGAATACATTGCTTCCCTACCTAGTATAAATCGTAAGGAAACATTTAAAGATAACAAGGTAGATATGCGGAAAGGAGTTTATAAGAACGAATTCATCAAACAACAAGAGACTCCCAAAGCTTCAGTTTTTGCTTTCTATAGCGGATCATGCAAATATGACTTAAAGAATTCGTTATTAATTAGTATGACTAGTCAAATATTAAATTTGATCTACACTGAAAAACTTAGAGAAGACAAAGGCGGAACTTATGGTGCGAGCATCAGCGGAAATCTTATTAAATACCCACAAGAAAAATTCGCTCTACAAATCATGTTCGATACTGCGCCTGATAAAAAAGAAGCACTAACGAACATCGTTTCTAAAGAGTTAGACAATTTGGCTAAAAATGGTCCATCGGAAGTCAACTTAAACAAAGTGAAAGAATTCATGCTTAAAAAGCACAAAGAAAATCTGAAAGAAAATAGCTATTGGCTTAATACTATTGATGAATACCTATATACCGGTATTGACATGAATAAAAATTATGAAGATGTAGTAAATAGTATCACAGCTAAAGATATTCAGGATTTTACAGATTTTATGCTTAAGCAAAAAAACGAAATCGAAGTAACTATGATTAGTCCTGAAAAGAAATAA
- a CDS encoding DUF5687 family protein, whose amino-acid sequence MLFNELRKHHKLAAKRHPMYEKNKFGKYFMYLMTVFWAGYLIFFGTTFALTFAQAVPNMEPYDVMNKGLVFVFILDFIMRFPLQKTPTQEVKPYLLIPVKRNRVLDFLLLRSGLDTFNFIWLFMFVPFAIITVTKFFGVTGIITYCLGIYLLAILNNYWYLLCRTLMNEKIYWIALPIAVYAAIGATMFIPGKNHISDLTMNLGESFIKGDILAYLGVVVVISLLWLLNRKIISGLVYAELTKVDDTKIRHISEYKLLERYGEIGEYFRLELKMLFRNKRCKTSLRTISIIVVLFSVLLSFSDVYDGVFMKIYAFVAFGMVILTQIMSFEGNYLDGLMTRKESIFSLLKAKYYLYSIGVAIPFILMIPAMIMGKLSILAAVSFAFFAIGPVYFILFQLAVYNNKTVPLNESVSGRQNSGTGFQILISFASFGTPIILYSSLNAIFGEVVAQCTLLIIGLMFTLTSHLWIKNVYHRFMKRRYKNMEGFRDTK is encoded by the coding sequence ATGCTTTTTAACGAATTACGCAAGCACCATAAACTGGCAGCCAAACGCCACCCAATGTACGAAAAGAACAAATTTGGGAAATACTTCATGTACCTTATGACAGTATTTTGGGCCGGGTATCTAATTTTTTTCGGTACTACATTTGCACTAACCTTTGCTCAGGCTGTGCCAAATATGGAACCGTACGATGTAATGAATAAAGGCTTAGTATTTGTTTTCATCCTTGATTTCATCATGCGTTTTCCTTTGCAGAAAACCCCGACTCAAGAAGTAAAACCATACTTACTCATTCCGGTCAAACGAAATAGAGTCCTTGATTTCCTATTACTCCGTTCAGGATTGGATACGTTTAATTTCATTTGGTTGTTCATGTTTGTTCCTTTTGCGATAATCACAGTTACTAAGTTTTTCGGAGTAACAGGAATTATCACTTACTGTCTAGGTATTTACCTATTAGCAATATTGAATAATTACTGGTATCTCCTATGCCGTACATTGATGAATGAAAAAATTTATTGGATTGCTTTACCTATTGCGGTGTATGCCGCAATAGGAGCAACCATGTTCATTCCTGGAAAAAATCACATAAGTGATTTGACGATGAATTTGGGCGAATCTTTTATTAAGGGAGACATCTTAGCCTACCTAGGAGTTGTAGTAGTTATCTCATTACTATGGCTTCTTAACAGAAAAATCATAAGCGGCTTAGTATATGCCGAACTGACTAAAGTAGATGATACAAAAATCAGACATATATCTGAATATAAATTGCTAGAACGCTACGGTGAAATTGGAGAATATTTCCGTCTGGAGCTTAAAATGTTATTTCGCAACAAAAGATGCAAAACATCTCTACGAACAATTTCAATCATAGTAGTCCTCTTTTCAGTATTGCTGAGCTTCTCAGATGTATATGACGGTGTCTTTATGAAAATATATGCTTTCGTTGCTTTCGGAATGGTAATATTAACACAAATAATGAGCTTTGAAGGCAATTACTTAGATGGATTAATGACGCGTAAAGAATCAATATTCAGCTTACTAAAAGCCAAATATTACCTCTATAGCATAGGTGTTGCTATACCATTCATTTTAATGATTCCCGCTATGATAATGGGGAAACTATCTATACTAGCAGCTGTCTCATTTGCCTTTTTCGCCATTGGACCCGTTTATTTTATATTATTCCAACTAGCTGTATACAACAATAAAACAGTACCTCTAAACGAAAGTGTTTCCGGCAGACAAAATTCAGGAACAGGATTTCAAATCCTCATCAGCTTTGCCTCATTTGGTACCCCTATAATTTTATATTCATCACTAAATGCTATATTTGGAGAAGTTGTTGCTCAATGTACACTGCTAATCATCGGATTGATGTTTACACTTACCTCACATCTCTGGATTAAAAACGTATACCACCGTTTTATGAAAAGGCGATACAAGAACATGGAAGGATTCCGGGATACTAAATAA
- a CDS encoding ABC transporter ATP-binding protein, whose translation MISINNLQKDFGEKRAVDIQNYVINQGEMLGLVGNNGAGKTTLFRLMLDLLKADSGNIKIKDIEVSKSEEWKTFTGAFIDEGFLIDYLTPEEYFYFIGKMYGLSKENVDERLSSFERFMNGEVIGQKKLIRNFSAGNKQKIGIISAMLHKPQLLILDEPFNFLDPSSQSIIKHLLKKYNEETNATVIVSSHNLNHTVDVCPRIALLEHGIIIRDIRNENNSAEKELEDYFNVNEE comes from the coding sequence ATGATATCTATTAATAACCTGCAAAAAGATTTCGGTGAAAAAAGAGCTGTAGATATTCAAAACTACGTTATCAACCAAGGAGAAATGCTTGGCTTGGTAGGCAATAACGGTGCCGGAAAAACAACCCTCTTCCGTTTGATGCTTGATCTATTAAAAGCAGACAGTGGCAATATTAAAATCAAAGATATTGAAGTATCCAAGAGCGAAGAATGGAAAACTTTTACCGGTGCTTTTATTGATGAAGGATTTCTTATTGATTATCTCACTCCTGAAGAGTATTTCTATTTTATTGGGAAAATGTATGGACTCAGCAAAGAGAATGTAGATGAAAGGCTTAGCTCCTTTGAAAGATTTATGAACGGGGAAGTTATCGGACAAAAAAAACTGATACGAAATTTTTCCGCTGGGAATAAGCAGAAAATAGGCATCATATCTGCTATGCTGCACAAACCTCAGCTGCTTATACTCGATGAGCCTTTCAATTTCTTAGACCCGAGTTCACAATCTATCATCAAACATCTTCTCAAAAAGTATAATGAAGAAACCAATGCAACGGTAATTGTGTCGAGCCATAATCTGAATCACACCGTGGATGTCTGTCCACGCATTGCTCTACTAGAACATGGTATAATTATTCGTGATATTAGAAATGAGAATAATTCAGCTGAAAAAGAACTGGAAGATTATTTTAATGTAAATGAAGAATAG
- a CDS encoding TraB/GumN family protein, with the protein MNIKKILIALFILFTAVHTNAQLLWRISGNGLAKPSYVLGTHHLAPLSIIDSIKGLHPAFDSTTQVIGELEMSEVQSPAAMQLMQQEMMIKNDTTLKMLFNPEQYSLVNNFTKTNLGFDLSQMPKLKPAFILNNAVVVLYMKHVNNFNPQEQLDSYFQTEAKKKGEKIIALETLEFQFNLLYKSSSLHRQAELLLCELSDVDKLVANAKRLTKAYMNQNLEGMYKLSKERDNTNCDPTQEEINLMIDTRNQKWANKLPALISTAPSFIVVGALHLPGKEGLLNLLKQEGYTVEPVE; encoded by the coding sequence ATGAACATAAAAAAGATATTGATTGCTTTATTCATCCTATTCACAGCTGTTCATACAAATGCACAATTGTTGTGGAGAATATCCGGAAACGGTTTAGCAAAACCATCCTATGTATTAGGCACCCACCATTTAGCTCCCCTTAGTATTATTGATAGTATCAAAGGATTGCATCCAGCTTTTGATAGCACCACCCAAGTCATAGGCGAACTAGAGATGTCCGAAGTACAATCGCCTGCTGCTATGCAACTCATGCAACAGGAAATGATGATCAAAAATGATACAACATTAAAAATGCTTTTTAACCCTGAGCAGTATTCATTAGTTAACAATTTCACAAAGACTAATTTAGGTTTTGATCTGTCTCAAATGCCAAAATTAAAACCTGCTTTCATCCTGAATAATGCAGTAGTCGTATTGTACATGAAGCACGTTAACAACTTCAATCCTCAGGAACAACTCGATTCCTATTTTCAAACAGAAGCAAAAAAGAAAGGAGAAAAGATAATAGCCTTAGAGACGCTTGAGTTTCAATTCAATCTTTTATACAAAAGTTCATCTCTTCACAGGCAGGCAGAATTGCTATTATGCGAACTTAGTGATGTAGATAAACTAGTAGCAAATGCTAAAAGGCTAACAAAGGCTTATATGAATCAGAACTTAGAAGGTATGTATAAGTTGTCAAAAGAAAGAGATAATACTAATTGCGACCCAACACAAGAAGAAATCAATTTAATGATTGATACGAGAAATCAAAAATGGGCAAACAAATTACCAGCATTAATATCCACTGCGCCCTCATTTATTGTAGTGGGAGCATTACATCTACCAGGTAAAGAGGGATTATTAAATTTATTAAAGCAAGAAGGTTATACAGTAGAACCCGTAGAATAA
- a CDS encoding DUF3667 domain-containing protein, with protein MKVKAKAYIRLIEHKHFHAKKVPIYIDKQKHHCTNCQMEFEGNYCNNCSQSCNTPRFTYQTVVKNFLGGITNIDSGFFFTIKELFTRPGYMIRDYISGRRVIYFRPLQMLFVLAAVYAILLQIIDPNTLLENHKSIIERNDIITGINGDNLSKWLNNSPLIKAIFSMLERWFRGNIALQMILTTPIIALATK; from the coding sequence ATGAAAGTCAAGGCAAAAGCATATATTCGCTTAATAGAACACAAGCATTTTCATGCAAAAAAAGTACCTATATATATAGATAAGCAAAAACATCATTGCACTAACTGCCAAATGGAGTTTGAAGGGAATTATTGCAATAACTGTAGCCAATCTTGCAACACTCCCCGTTTCACTTATCAAACAGTTGTGAAAAACTTCTTAGGTGGAATCACGAATATTGACAGTGGCTTTTTCTTTACTATAAAAGAACTTTTTACACGCCCCGGGTATATGATCAGAGACTATATATCCGGAAGACGAGTAATCTATTTTCGCCCCTTGCAAATGCTCTTTGTACTTGCAGCTGTCTATGCCATACTTTTACAAATCATTGATCCGAATACGTTATTAGAAAATCATAAAAGTATTATTGAAAGAAATGACATCATAACAGGAATAAATGGAGATAATTTAAGCAAATGGCTAAATAATTCTCCATTAATAAAAGCCATTTTCAGTATGCTTGAGCGATGGTTTAGAGGCAACATCGCATTACAAATGATACTCACAACCCCCATTATAGCACTTGCCACGAAATAG
- the rplU gene encoding 50S ribosomal protein L21, whose translation MYAIVEINGQQFKAETGKKLFVHHIEDAENGSTVEFDKVLLVDKDGAVTVGVPTVEGAKVVCQVVSNLVKGDKVIVFHKKRRKGYRKRNGHRQQFTELTITEVVA comes from the coding sequence ATGTACGCAATTGTAGAAATCAACGGTCAACAGTTTAAAGCTGAAACCGGAAAGAAGTTGTTCGTTCACCACATCGAAGATGCTGAAAACGGTTCAACTGTAGAATTTGACAAAGTTCTTTTAGTAGACAAAGACGGAGCTGTAACAGTAGGTGTACCTACAGTAGAAGGTGCGAAAGTTGTTTGCCAAGTAGTGAGCAACCTAGTTAAAGGTGACAAAGTTATTGTTTTCCACAAGAAAAGAAGAAAAGGTTACAGAAAACGTAACGGACACCGTCAACAATTCACAGAGTTAACAATTACAGAAGTAGTAGCTTAA
- the rpmA gene encoding 50S ribosomal protein L27: MAHKKGVGSSKNGRESASKRLGVKIFGGEICKAGNIIVRQRGTEFHPGDNMGMGKDHTLFALVDGEVKFKRGKEDRRSVSIIPVTAEKTEA; encoded by the coding sequence ATGGCACATAAAAAAGGTGTCGGTAGTTCTAAGAACGGCCGCGAATCAGCAAGCAAAAGATTAGGCGTAAAGATATTTGGTGGCGAAATCTGCAAAGCAGGTAACATCATCGTTCGTCAAAGAGGTACTGAGTTCCACCCTGGAGATAACATGGGAATGGGCAAAGACCACACTCTTTTCGCCTTAGTAGATGGAGAAGTAAAATTCAAAAGAGGCAAAGAAGACAGAAGATCAGTTTCTATTATTCCAGTAACAGCTGAGAAAACAGAAGCGTAA
- the serS gene encoding serine--tRNA ligase: MLTIKQITENTDAIIRGLGKKHFKNAQEVIAQVIEVNNKRRNAQNQLDKNLAEVNSLSKSIGQLMKNGKKEEAESARAKVSEMKEGNKELEIAMNDAATELQNLLYTIPNIPHESVPEGFGADDNLVERMGGHDAELPADALPHWELAKKYDLIDFELGVKITGAGFPVYKGKGARLQRALINFFLDEARDAGYLEIEPPYVVNAASGYGTGQLPDKEGQMYHANEDDLYLIPTAEVPVTNIYRDVILEEKELPIKNCAYSACFRREAGSYGKDVRGLNRLHQFNKVEIVRIDKPEHSYESLQKMIAHVENLVTKLGLPYRILRLCGGDMSFTSSITFDFEVFSAAQKRWLEVSSVSNFESYQANRLKCRYRTAEKKTELCHTLNGSALALPRIVAALLENNQTPDGIIIPKVLVPYCGFDKID, translated from the coding sequence ATGCTTACCATTAAACAGATTACAGAAAATACAGACGCAATAATTCGCGGACTGGGAAAAAAGCACTTCAAGAACGCCCAAGAGGTTATCGCTCAGGTTATTGAAGTAAACAACAAAAGACGTAACGCACAAAACCAATTAGATAAAAATCTGGCAGAAGTAAACTCGCTTTCAAAATCCATCGGGCAATTAATGAAAAATGGTAAAAAAGAGGAAGCGGAAAGTGCGCGTGCAAAGGTAAGTGAAATGAAAGAAGGCAATAAAGAGCTGGAGATTGCAATGAATGATGCAGCTACTGAATTGCAAAACCTACTCTATACGATTCCCAACATACCTCATGAAAGTGTACCTGAAGGATTTGGCGCTGATGACAATTTAGTCGAGCGTATGGGCGGACATGATGCTGAGCTTCCGGCAGATGCTCTCCCCCATTGGGAACTAGCAAAGAAATATGATTTGATAGATTTCGAGCTTGGTGTAAAAATAACAGGAGCGGGATTTCCTGTATACAAAGGTAAAGGTGCTCGTCTACAAAGAGCATTAATAAACTTTTTCCTTGATGAAGCAAGAGATGCAGGCTATTTGGAAATTGAGCCTCCTTACGTAGTAAATGCAGCTTCCGGATATGGAACAGGTCAACTTCCTGACAAGGAAGGACAAATGTATCACGCTAACGAAGATGATTTATATCTAATTCCGACAGCAGAAGTACCTGTTACAAATATCTACCGAGATGTTATACTAGAAGAAAAAGAATTACCGATAAAGAACTGTGCTTATTCAGCTTGTTTTCGTCGAGAAGCCGGCTCATACGGAAAAGACGTACGGGGCTTAAATCGTTTACACCAATTTAATAAGGTTGAAATCGTGCGTATCGATAAGCCGGAACACTCTTATGAATCTCTACAAAAAATGATTGCCCATGTAGAGAACTTAGTAACAAAGCTTGGCTTACCTTACCGCATACTACGCCTTTGTGGCGGTGATATGAGTTTTACCTCTTCAATAACATTCGACTTTGAGGTATTCTCGGCAGCACAAAAGCGTTGGCTAGAAGTGAGTTCTGTATCCAACTTTGAATCATATCAAGCCAACAGATTAAAGTGTCGCTATCGTACCGCCGAAAAAAAGACGGAACTTTGCCACACATTAAACGGCTCAGCATTGGCATTACCGCGTATCGTAGCCGCTTTGCTTGAAAATAATCAAACTCCAGATGGTATCATTATACCGAAAGTATTAGTACCATACTGTGGATTTGACAAAATAGATTAA
- a CDS encoding bifunctional dihydroorotate dehydrogenase B NAD binding subunit/NADPH-dependent glutamate synthase has product MNKIVNKEHFSEKVIKLEIEAPLIAKSRKAGHFVIVRVGEKGERMPLTIAGADLKKGTITLVIQEVGLSSTRLCELNEGDYITDVVGPLGQATHIENFGTVVCAGGGVGIAPLLPIVEALKKAGNRVVTVLAGRSKELIILEKEIRNSSDEVIIMTDDGSYGNKGLVTEGVESVIKREKVDKCFAIGPAIMMKFVCLLTKKYQIPTDVSLNTIMVDGTGMCGACRITVGGKTKFVCIDGPEFDGHQVDFDEMLKRMGAFKAIEKEEMQKLGVNNRDNICNENDRTAPWREELRKKIKAKERSNIARTQMNELDAEYRSHSRKEEVNKGLTAEQAVTEATRCLDCANPGCISGCPVGIDIPRFIKNIECGEFLEAAKTLKETSALPAVCGRVCPQEKQCESKCIHLKMGKEAVAIGNLERFAADYERESGQISVPAIAEKNDIKVAVIGSGPAGLAFAGDMAKYGYNVTVFEALHEIGGVLKYGIPEFRLPNKIVDVEIDNLSKMGVEFIKDCIVGKTISVEDLQEEGFKGFFVASGAGLPNFMNIPGENAINVMSSNEYLTRVNLMDAADPDSDTPISFGKNVAVIGGGNTAMDSVRTAKRLGAERAMIIYRRSEEEMPARLEEVKHAKEEGVEFLTLHNPIEYLADELGRVKQVVLQKMQLGEPDESGRRSPIPIQGATETIDIDLAIVSVGVSPNPIVPSSIKGLEVGRRGTINVDDSMQSSIPMIYAGGDIVRGGATVILAMGDGRKAASSMNSQLKAEK; this is encoded by the coding sequence ATGAATAAGATTGTTAACAAAGAGCATTTTTCAGAAAAAGTCATTAAACTTGAAATTGAAGCTCCACTCATCGCAAAGTCTCGTAAAGCCGGTCATTTTGTAATTGTTCGTGTTGGAGAAAAAGGTGAACGTATGCCTCTAACTATTGCAGGGGCTGACCTCAAAAAAGGGACTATCACATTAGTTATACAAGAGGTAGGATTATCATCAACACGCTTATGCGAACTAAACGAAGGAGATTATATCACAGATGTAGTCGGACCATTAGGCCAAGCAACTCATATAGAAAATTTCGGGACAGTAGTTTGTGCTGGAGGAGGTGTAGGAATAGCCCCCCTATTACCTATTGTTGAAGCATTAAAGAAAGCCGGTAACCGTGTTGTCACTGTACTTGCCGGTCGCTCCAAAGAACTTATTATTCTAGAAAAAGAAATCCGAAACAGTTCAGATGAGGTTATTATTATGACCGATGATGGTTCTTATGGGAACAAAGGTTTAGTAACCGAAGGCGTAGAAAGCGTTATTAAACGCGAAAAAGTAGATAAATGCTTCGCTATTGGTCCTGCTATTATGATGAAATTTGTATGCTTGCTTACCAAAAAATATCAGATTCCAACAGATGTATCTCTCAACACAATAATGGTTGATGGCACAGGTATGTGTGGAGCTTGCCGCATTACAGTAGGAGGAAAAACAAAATTTGTTTGTATAGACGGCCCTGAATTTGATGGACATCAAGTTGACTTTGACGAAATGTTGAAACGCATGGGAGCTTTTAAAGCAATAGAAAAAGAAGAAATGCAAAAACTTGGAGTGAATAATAGGGATAATATTTGCAATGAAAATGATAGAACAGCTCCATGGCGCGAAGAATTACGAAAAAAAATAAAAGCGAAAGAACGCTCCAATATTGCCCGAACACAAATGAACGAGCTTGATGCTGAATATCGTTCCCATAGCCGCAAGGAAGAAGTAAATAAAGGGCTTACGGCCGAACAAGCAGTGACAGAAGCAACACGCTGTTTAGACTGTGCTAATCCGGGATGTATTTCAGGATGCCCAGTAGGTATTGACATCCCCCGTTTCATTAAGAACATTGAATGTGGAGAATTTCTTGAAGCTGCGAAAACACTAAAAGAAACAAGTGCACTACCAGCAGTATGCGGCCGTGTATGTCCTCAAGAGAAACAATGTGAATCAAAATGTATTCATTTAAAAATGGGCAAAGAAGCGGTAGCGATAGGTAACCTTGAGAGGTTTGCTGCTGATTATGAACGTGAAAGCGGGCAAATATCGGTACCTGCTATTGCAGAAAAAAACGATATAAAAGTAGCTGTAATCGGCTCAGGACCTGCAGGATTAGCTTTTGCCGGAGACATGGCAAAGTATGGATACAACGTTACGGTATTTGAAGCACTTCACGAAATTGGAGGAGTTTTAAAGTACGGTATCCCAGAATTCCGCTTACCTAATAAAATAGTAGATGTCGAAATAGATAATCTATCAAAAATGGGAGTAGAATTTATAAAAGATTGCATTGTGGGCAAAACAATTAGTGTAGAAGATTTGCAAGAGGAAGGTTTCAAAGGATTCTTTGTTGCATCAGGCGCAGGCTTACCTAATTTCATGAATATTCCTGGAGAAAATGCAATAAACGTAATGTCATCCAATGAATATTTAACCCGTGTAAATTTAATGGATGCGGCTGATCCCGATTCAGACACTCCTATTTCATTTGGCAAGAATGTAGCGGTTATTGGTGGAGGAAATACTGCAATGGACTCTGTACGAACAGCTAAACGTCTAGGTGCCGAACGGGCTATGATCATCTATCGCCGGTCAGAAGAAGAAATGCCGGCACGACTAGAAGAAGTCAAACATGCTAAAGAAGAAGGAGTAGAATTTTTAACGCTACACAATCCAATAGAATATTTGGCAGATGAATTAGGAAGAGTAAAACAAGTTGTTCTTCAAAAAATGCAATTAGGTGAACCGGATGAATCAGGAAGACGAAGCCCCATTCCTATTCAAGGAGCAACCGAAACAATCGACATAGATCTAGCCATAGTAAGTGTAGGTGTCTCTCCTAACCCAATCGTACCGAGTTCAATAAAAGGTCTTGAGGTAGGACGTAGAGGAACCATCAACGTAGATGATAGCATGCAATCTTCTATCCCTATGATCTATGCCGGAGGGGATATTGTACGAGGAGGTGCAACAGTTATATTAGCAATGGGAGATGGACGCAAGGCTGCTTCTTCTATGAATTCTCAATTAAAGGCTGAGAAATAA